The Terriglobales bacterium genome includes the window CGAAACCTTGCCGTCGGCCAGGAAGACGATGCGATGGGCATAGCGCTCGGCCAGCGGCCGCTCGTGAGTGACCATGATGACCGTCATGCCAAGCGACTGGTTGAGTTCACGGATGAGGTTGAGGATATCCTCGCCCGTCTGGCTGTCGAGGTTGCCGGTGGGCTCGTCGGCCAGCAGGAGCGAGGGCCGGTTCACCAGCGCCCGGGCCAGCGCGACACGCTGCTGCTCGCCGCCGGAGAGTTCGGTGGGCCGGTGGCCCATGCGCGGAGTCAGATTCACGCGCTCGATGGCCTCACGCACCCGCTGCCGGCGCTCCGCGCGATCCACTTCGGCCAGGCGCAGCGGCAGGTCCACGTTCTCCTCCAGCTTCATCGAAGGAATGAGGTTGAAGGCCTGGAACACCATGCCGACGGTATGACGGCGGTAGCGGGCCAGTTCTTCCCCGTTCATGCGCGCCAGATCGCGACCTTCCACCAGGATGGAACCGGCCGTGGGCCGGTCGAGGCCG containing:
- a CDS encoding ABC transporter ATP-binding protein, which produces MRSNIKPLMSTNGPAIRTENVSRHYRIGHSEVRALNGVTLEVQRGEFLALLGSSGSGKSTLLNLVAGLDRPTAGSILVEGRDLARMNGEELARYRRHTVGMVFQAFNLIPSMKLEENVDLPLRLAEVDRAERRQRVREAIERVNLTPRMGHRPTELSGGEQQRVALARALVNRPSLLLADEPTGNLDSQTGEDILNLIRELNQSLGMTVIMVTHERPLAERYAHRIVFLADGKVSGESAGARA